atttatttacttgccaCTTTATTTAGGTCGAGGCATGACCTAATGATCAAAAGTGGATGATCATTTGATGCGACGGACTGAGAAAAGCAAGCTGGAACCAGTGTTATTTcaaaacaccaagaaaataaGATTAGAAGACACAAACCAAGAAAACTTTACAAGGAACAAAGAGATTTCAGGATGTCTTTCAGAGAAAACCTTGGGTTCTGTGGTATATGTTAAAGAAAGTGatggaaaagaaatgacagaTGTGGAATGAAATATTTGTACCTACTGCCAAAGAAAGGAGAATTTGCTTTTGACTTAGAGAACATGTTGAATGAGAACTTAACCATATTAGGAAAACCTAACAACATGAAGGAAGACAATTGCATATTTTTCACTATTTATGAATCATCTTAGACTGGACTTTTTAAATACATACTCAAAAAtgttgttttgggggaaaaagctTTCCAAATTTCAAAGCAAAATTCTTTGGTATTCTATCCTCatcaaaaatcagaatttttgaaTAACAGTATTTAAATGGtaccaacatatttttttttatgatagtcacacagagagagagagagacaggcagacacaggcagagggagaagcaggctccatgcaccggaagcccgacgtgggactcgatcccgggtctccaggatcgcgccctgggccaaaggcaggcgccacccagggatcccggtaccaacatattttaattatgtatttctttaacaAGTGATCAAAAAAACAGTGCCTAAACAATTTGacatctatattaaaaaaaaaaaagagctggaccTATTTACTGTATACAACTTAATGATTTGAAGATAAGTGTACACTCAAGACACCACCACCACGGTCTCTAGTTCCTGGCTCTATGCAGAGGGCTACGTatgtcttctctctcccttcttatAAACCTGTCTCTCACAGCCACCGATAGTCATAttggctttccttctttctctgtgatCAAAATCCTTCTGCTCTccttatctttgcttttcttctcagtttttttctttcccttcaaagAAAGGGGAGAACAATATTTAGTGTAGGTCTAATTTATCATGTACTAGGCCCTTGATGTATGAGTGTCTACTGAGCCTTCTGCTTTATGTGgaggcagaggaaaggagaatAAGACACTGATCCTCACCCTCAAGACGGCCCATGAGTTTCTCCTGGCTGTCTTTCCTGCCATTATGGAAACTCAATATGCCCCATGATCATATCTCTTGATTCCAAAAGTGGGAAATTGCAACTCAGTTATCTTCTTGATGTAGTGAAACAATTGAAAACATGTCTCTGATTGCCAGGAGACAGATGGAAAAGCATGAATAAGGAGTAACAAGTAGGACCAGAAATTAGGAAATTTGGATCCAAAGGAACTAAGTGAGAGATATAGATGTGAGGTGCTCCAAACAGAATAGCTTCAGAGGCAAACACTTGTATTAAAAACCAGAGTTCAAATGTTTGAAATGGCTAGACAGATGCTGTTACTAGAAGTTGGAAAACTTTGACTTATCAACttccagtttttatatttttaatttaatttttttcatatctttaaatatataatttagttttttagATTTACCAGTGTTCATCTCCTTCCATTCTTATCTTCCCAAGACAAGCAAAAGCAGTTAGTTGCTCAAGATCCAGCTTCCTTAAATGCGGAAAGATACTCGGTATAATAAGAATTTACTTATTGTCCTCCCATCTCGCTCtagttttgattgtttttttttaaagattttatttattcatgagagagagagagagagagagagacaggcagagggagaagcaggctctgtgcagggagccctgccatgggactcgattctgggtctccaggatcagccctggcctgaaggtggcgctaaaccactcggccaccggggctgccctagttttgattgcttaaaaaaataatgtccactgcctctctctgtgtctctcatgaataaataaataaaatcttaaaaaaaaatgtcctatgTCAAAAAATGTCATCACTACTAAGGTTTATTTCCAAGTTGGCCCATCTActtcaaaatcattattttcttttttaaactttgttttctctGGGGAGAGACTCATCTAACAATGGATCCTGCAGATAGCGGGTGGGAGATGTACTCGAGATGTGAACTCCAGTGCTTATCTGTTAGTAGCTCCTGTCCGGTGATATTGTCCTGCTCACAGACTCATGATGGGCAAGAGTCTAGGTAGATTACATGGCTGCCCCCTTCCACCATAATCACAGGGGATTTATGGAAGGAGCAGGACCAATGAGGCCAATGCCACTATTTGACATGAAAACAGGAGTGAGGCTCATAGATTTTCTCCTTCAGGGTCTGACGCTATGAAGTACTCAGGAGAAACTGAGGCGGAGAGAAGAAACATGCTTATTGTTACAGAGTTAAGAAGTGGTGAAGCCTGGCTTCCGAGCTCCATGACCATGGTGCGGTGTCATTCCTCCAGTTATCCTGCTTCCTTTGGCCTAGTTTTCAGCTCTGAGTTTCCAGTATATAGTATATTGTACTATATTATAAAACCCAATATTGATAAGAATTGGAGTAGCTGTTCATGGTAATCGAGAAAGTGTAGTGAGAAGTAAAACTTACCATGTTCACTAAGCTTGGTagtttttttgaatatttagatTCATAGTTGGAGGTGGTGAGTTCTGTTACTAAGTCTCTCCTGCATTCCTACCTTAATGTAGGTGAAGAGTGATAGAACTGATGGTATGGAGTGCTCTGCAGGCCTACGCAGATGCTGTGGAGGCCAACTGATGGTTGAGGATTTAAAACATtccattaaatacattttttttcgcATTTTTGCATCTCAGAAATGGGGTTTTGCCTTACACTCTGTGGCATCTTACTATCGCTGCTGGCCAGGCCAGCACACTCTGCCTGCTTGCTATTGCCATTGACGTTCCAGTCAACAAATACTGAAAGGCCATTTGAGGAAGGAATCTGAATCCCTGTTGTGGTTGAAAGATTTCTATTGTAAGCTTCTACAACGAAACCAGCAGAATGAGAGTTAAGTGTCTTGGAAGATTTTGGAAGCATTAGTGGagcaatatttaaagaaacacagGTAAGTGGTGTGTAAAAAGAGATGGGCATCATTAACTCTGAATTGTGACAGGTTTAGAAATTTTAGGAACTTACTAAGCAATCTATTTTgcctttaatttcctcatttgcatGTATAAAAGTGACACAAAAGAAAGTCTAAGTCTGAATGACTTTTCaataagtacaaaataaaaattcaagtgaTAAGAAACCATTTTTGACATAGCTTAATTTGTGGCATtttttcttcaactataaaataatggTGCATCTTGTAATTCATGGTTTCTTAGAGTACACAAAATACAGATTTCCTacagaacaaagagaaagcatTAGCATTGTTTACAAATAATGTATTATAAAGCAATAAACttgataaaatttttaacaaactgAGTTTCTCACTCCCAGAAGATCAATCACCACAATTATATTTAGCAATTGAGGGCAATATAAATTTCAGAGGAactagctaaaataaaaataaatccatgagCCAAATGGAAACTATATTTAGTGCTACAGTATTTCCCCCTTCAGACCTATAAgattgagaattaaaaataatggaaacaagTAAATCATATCCAATTCAAAGCCCAAGCACTGAATTACtgtaaaatgatacagaaaatcaAGGGGTCGTAAACAAAATTGAAAGCTTCCCACCTATAATAGgcaaataaatcttgaaaattgGAATATGAGAGCAGTTTCGAAAAGCATATAATGAATTCACAAATTTAATACTGTTTTTCTAATTGGTTTACTATGTACCCATTTCtctattaatgaaatattttattgttgtagTTTTAAAAgctgccatttattttaaaagcaccaTTCAATGGAAAACTTTGATGGCTTGACGGGgcctcttaagattttattaagaaTGGCAGAGTCATAGTCAAGAAGAGATACCAAAATAGCCTTTCAAATGCATTGTAAgggtttcttttattaatattttatttatttattcatgacacacacacacacacacacacacacacacacacacacacagaggcagagacacaggcagagggagaagcaggctccatgcagggagcccaacgtgggactcgatcccgggtctccaggatcacacactggactgaaggcagcgctaaaccgctgagccatctgggctgccccattgtaaaggtttcaaataaatattcactgtgttttaaaaattgtgcagTAAGGgtcaaaatctctttaaaaaaatttttttgtcaaaAAAAGTAGATGTGAAAACCTAGAGATGAAATTGATCTTGCATGGATCATTTTAACATAGTTTTAAGTGACAATGCTCATTGTGTACAATATTAATCGGAGTTACctctttttaacttttgcatAGTAAGATGAAACTAGATGCTTCTGGCAGTGATTGAAGAGATGCAGCATAGCCAAATCAAGCCAATTGGCtctcaaaatgttttctataGAAGCTACAGATAGATAATTTGGAATTCCCATTTTCCATTGCTTTGCTGAAACTCAGCTCTGAACTCTTGCTGTTTCTGAGCTGCAGGCACTTGAGAGAAAATCTAAGCTTGCAACTCAAAGCCCTCTTTTATCAAACTGTGCTCAAACTGTCATTGTTTTGTCACACAGTGAAGCAAAGCTTTAAAATCGATCCATTCACAGTTCAGATTGTGGCAAACAAGATGAGAAATTCTGCAGACTACAGTTAGAAATACTgtattagtaaataaaaatagtaacccTTTTTAAGCCTATACTATTAGCCAGACATTTTCATAAGACCTTTAAACATATAAGCTCATTTAATGCTCATAAAATAAACCCTGGGTGTCAGGCAATTATTATCTCTCtgttatagatgagaaaacatgCCAAAGGATGCACAGCGTTAGAGCAAAGATTTAGAGTGAAACAAGCTAGCTCCAGGGTCCATGGAACTCTGCCTCactaataaatgaatagatagatgttgaatgaatgaataaattgggTGCCTACAATGTGTCTGACATGATACTCGGTGCTTTGGATAAATTTCAAGTAGTTCATTTACCATCTGTATGCTTGGGGATGCATACAGATGGTTAGAATCCAATGTGTTATATGCTGTAGTAGAAATAATTATAGGAGGCTACAGAGAGAAGATTCCAGATAGAAAACCATTGAGAAGATTTAACATATCTGAATGTAGTGGGGCCAGAAGACTAAGTTTATTTGCTAggtatatctgtgtgtgtgtgtgtgtgtgtgtgtgtgcctaaaTTCTAAATTCTATCTTCTATTGTGTGCCAACAAATTAACTTGGGGACATGAGACCTGAATAAACAATACtcacaatttataaaataattataaaatcacaTGTCAACTACTTACCTAACAGCTATTCACTCTTTCTGATTTAAGATAAgccttactattattttttttttccgggCAACTATTTCCTTATCCTCCACTCATAGATAAACTTCGTtagtctccccccccccactctctctctctctataatatatatataattcatggtaatctcattatttttatctattgttGGCTTACACAAGAAAGGGCATGTGATCCAGTTCCGGAGTATTGTGATAGGAGAGGAAATCTGTTGGGTGACTTCTGAGGAAGTGTTTCTAACTCTTAAGGATGCTTATATAGAAAGCAGTGTCTCTCCTGTTGGTGGTGTTCGGATTTGTGTGTGGTACTTTAAG
This region of Vulpes lagopus strain Blue_001 chromosome 23, ASM1834538v1, whole genome shotgun sequence genomic DNA includes:
- the LOC121481014 gene encoding uncharacterized protein C2orf15-like encodes the protein MTADAGDSPSKRSKVDDHLMRRTEKSKLEPVLFQNTKKIRLEDTNQENFTRNKEISGCLSEKTLGSVVYVKESDGKEMTDVE